The sequence below is a genomic window from Lolium perenne isolate Kyuss_39 chromosome 4, Kyuss_2.0, whole genome shotgun sequence.
ggggccacaggcccaccaaactataggctggcgcggccagagggggggccgcgccgccctatagtgtggcccccctgtcagccctcctgcgccgcctcttcgcctatataaagcctccgtcgcgaaaaccctgatgcgttcgacgaaactcacagaaaccttccagagccgccgccatcgcgaagccaagatctgggggacaggagtctctgttccggcacgccgccgggacggggaagtgcccccggaaggcttcttcttcatcaccgctgctgctcccatgaggagggagtagttctccatcgaggctcggggctgtaccggtagctatgtggttaatctctcttctatgtacttcaatacaatgatctcatgagctgctttacatgattgagattcatatgagttttgtatcacaattcatctatgtgctactctagtgatgttattaaagtattctattcctcctgcatggtgtaaagtggacagggtgtgcatcatgtagttcttggcttagtttatgatcgtgatctcttatggattgtgaagttaactattactatgatggtattgatgtgatctatttggttatgttgatctatcttacactataaggttactaaaatatgaacattaattgtggagcttgttaactccggcattgagggttcgtgtaatcctacgcaatgtgttcatcatccaacaagagtgtagagtatgcatttatctattctgttatgtgatcaatgttgagagtgtccactagtgaaagtctgatccctaggccttgttcctaaatactgctgcgttactactgcttgtttactgtttcactgtgttactactgctgcaataccaccaccatcaactacacgcccgcaagctattttctggcaccgttgctactgctcatatatattcataccacctgtatttcactatctcttcgccgaactagtgcacctattaggtgtgttggggacacaagagacttcttgctttgtggttgcgggggttgcatgagagggatatcattgacctcttcctccctgagttcgataaaccttgggtgatccacttaagggaaaacttgctgctgttctacaaacctctgctcttggaggcccaacactgtctacaggaaaggagggggaacgtagacatcacccagccggcctggcagccggctgaccggatctgtggccggactggccggtctggGATCCGGCCCAGCCGGACCAGCAGCCGGGCGGGGCGCGCGCCGCTCATGGGCGGCGGATAGGCCTGTGGTGCGAGCGGGCTGCGCAGTGCCGCGTGGGCCACGCGGGGCGGATACGAAAAAGGCCCGGCCCGGCCaggaggccggtcggccggcaggGCACCGAGCGGGCCGGTGGGGCGCCGTGCGCTGGGCCGGATGGGGCGGCGGCCGGTTAccgtccggtcggaccggagggCTGGCTGGGCTggccggcgcatgggccggtggccgcccggtcgaccgggtgggccggcgtgcggcccggcaggccgggcggcaaccggccgcctccccactttttttcttttctttttctttttctcttttaccttttctttaataattattgctcccgaactccgattgacatgaaacaaatTGCGTTGGAAAGATAATAAAAAATGtcatccaatagaaagtgcaaactcaagaaattgtaggaggggattttatcatgaatataaaagggtagaaccttatttcatgaataaccggtaaaatcacccaacctcgaaaacgcaatagaagatgcatgcgaactccgttttcgaagaacttgggcttgttgtaaagctagcaacaagctcaagaacctcacatagagaaacaccaagaagcaataaggatatgcaaagtatgcaaagggttgagctccctaagacgatgtgatcaagttactcaaccgaaagcccctcttaatagtgcagctatctatcctataatccggtctcccaacatccaccttgagaccggtaaaaggaaaacctagcaaggccatacctttgccttgcgcatcccgcttgatcttgatgataactcttcaagcttcactcaagccggaatgcctctcttgaccaatgttgcttcgtgacgactcacaaatgctcccccatacactatgatgggaaagctccattgatgcacatcttcacaagtccattatcatcaaatggacggcaagcttcaagtatgtgattcacttgagacgctcatcttgaacttgccgaacacaaccttgtatcttcacatactcacataagatagagcatggctaatattgagttccacataagaacttcatcttcatttcttcttattgatcatctcacatatatatatcttcataccgatgatcttgatgccaatacacaagatatacctttatcttcatggcaaccatacttgaatccaacacatggagagcaagtagtacctatggaatattccttcatataaactcaatgaaaacattagtccataggggttgtcattaattaccaaaaccacacataggggcaatgtacccttacagattGCATAGTTAAATACATGGCAATGTTTAGGAACATCTGTTATAGTGTTTTTCCACAATGTATATACGTGCAAAGCTTGCTTGTGATAACTATAAATTATATGTTGTAGTAAAAGTTCTCCTTGAACACGTTTTTATACTAATGTAAATGTTTTAATATACTTAAATACGATGACAAGGATCTCTAAAACATATACTAAACAAATATCTTAGTGGTTATATTATTTTATTATTTAAGTATTATTGTAGAAGATTCTAGAGTATAAATTGAACTGTTGAAAAAATGTGTCTTGAAAAATGGGGTCAGTGATAACTTGACAACACGAAAACCAACCCTTAGTGCGGTGGTGGAGTTGTGGAGGCACCAGGGTTCCAATCCTGATGCTCATATTATATTGTAGCGGTTTTCTTTGTGGTATTTATATCAAGAATAATAAGTTAACAACATGCATGTGAATGTTCCTCCGTACGTGGTATTGAAATCGATATACTAAGTATTGCAGTAATCATTGATGAACCTAAAATTGCCTCATAGTCTACTTTATCGAACACACGATTCAATTATTTGGTATGCTTTTTATGAATATGTTTGGGTTCATCGTGTGTGCACACAAGTGCTCTAGTTTTAAAAATATACATTTATGCAcgaaattaaaaatggaaatctaGGTAACACACATTTCCATACAACCTATATACTCTCAACCAGAGAAATACTATCATGCCACTACACTCACTATCACTGATTAGATTGATTTGTTTCTATATAAATTGTGAATTTATTACACATATTCAGAAATCTTTTGGACATATAGAATAATAATATGTATGTTGGTTACGAGTTATAATTAACGTTTGGGCCCTCCGATACCCTAGGTCATCACCTTTCTCACATTGAGAAGAATGCACGAGCAGTGGTCGGCGGAGAGGCTAGGAGATGCTAGGGGAGGAGCCTTCGGGCAACACAAGATCACCGTATTCATTCATGATGATCTCAAAAGTGGAACCGTAAACAACATGTTTATGTAAGCATGGCCTCAAAAGGTTCAAGAGTTCCTTACATCTTGTACAAACGTGAGTAACACGCTTTTTCTCATTGCTGATCCGAGTATCTATTTGTTACTTTTTATATTATTTGTAATACCGTTAATGATTATTTACAGATTTGGTGAaatttcgcaaaaaaaaacaCCTTTTCTGATCTAAGACGTCTCCAGTCGCAACAGCAACAGAGAACATCTCTCTCCCTCAATTATGGACACCCTTGTTTTTGCCTCTCTCCCTTCGTCAAGCTTCTGATTCAATCACGTACGTAGCACATGGATGGCGCACACTCTCCGAGACTTGTGGTTCATAGGGCATGGAGCTAAATGAGGAAAACCACCACTAACTGACTTTGACTGAATTTCCAGGAATTCCTGGTTTTCATGTGGCCTGCCGCATATAGAAAGTGTATCGTGTGCTCTCGTTTTCAGTGACTGCCATACCACCAACCCTAAAATATTTTCCCAAATACAGATATGAGGTAGCATGTATATCGACAGCTGCAATGAAGTTTCATATCCAAATTTTGTCTAAGTCTCCGAAATATAGTATGTAGATCATGCATCGATAAGATAATTTTCATCCTGAATTATTTGTCACTATCAAATTTGtcatttcttttgttttttcgAGCGGTGAATTGGATCTTGGCAAAACTAGTTTCACCTTAATAACTCCCCTTGGCCTCAATATACCGTTAGTGAACTAGTCTAGAATCGTACACCAAAGTAAGACTAATATGTTCAGACAATTATTAGTTATCGACATCACACTGTTACACGATTTTTTTACAATTATTTATCAGTAAAGGTCATCTTGTTTTGGTAGCTTAAATACATTGCTTCCTCGCCGCTTGTTTATAATAGTTTGAGAAAAGTATTTGACCATAAATTTTATAATTCATATTTTGTTGATCAAATTTATGGTCAATTTTTCTTAAGTTCGTGTAATCCTTATAAATCGATACGCAAGGAGCATGTAAGACTCCATTATCTAAGATTGTAACTAAGTTACCATGGTGAACTAGTATCATGTATGGTCAACCAAATTTTGTAATTGAACTAGCTAACTCGTAAAATGCATCAAAATCAGGCTAAACTACTTTTCTCCACCAAACTTTGTTTGGCTCACTTAAACCTCTATGGgctgtgctccggtgtccccgTTCGTGACCAGAAAATATGGATGATCCCATCCCAAAAGCCGAATATTTCTGAGAAAGGCTGGACCATATGATCCGTGAATTTCATGACTAATCTCACTAGCCGCTTGAGAATCCATGGCCGTCGACGCGACTCCGACACCTACCACCATCGTATGTGTGGCTCCCCAGCTCAGCGGTGGCCACCATGTCACGGCGAGCGGTGGGCTTGCTTTTCCGCGTGGCTCCCCAGCTCGACATCGGCGGCCTCCAGGGCGCGGTAAGCGGCGGGCTTGATTTTCAACGTGGCTCCCTAGCTCGGAGGCGATGGCCTCCATGGCGTGACGAGCAACGAGCTTGCTACGTCTGCGCCACACCCAGTCGAAGAAACGGCCTCGCTAAGTATGTTCGGGTAGTGACCTTGCTAGGCACGGGTAGGCGGCCGCCCGCTAGGTCCGGCCTCCACCACAAAGGGAAAAGGACCCGTTAATTACATATTAACCGGTGTGTTAATGtcatatttatatttttctaCTAATCATTAATTTAACATATTTTATCTCATCCCATCCCGTACATGTTTGCCCATGAACCAAACACACATGTTAAGTCAACCCACGAAGGGGTATCAGCAGATCCTAGCCGTCTAAATAGAACAAAGTTTAGAGGGGGGGGCACCGGAGCAATAGCCAACCTCTATACCCACATCTTGGATCACTTAATCCTAATAGTCCATTGTCCGTAACACAAATTTCGATTTAGAACTTTGTAATGTCTCTGAAAACAATCATGTACATGGGTTGTGGCTAAACTGCGCATATGTAATCTTTTGCTTAATAACATGAGCAGCCTGCGCAAATATCCTTGTTCTGCAACCAAAAAAAAATTCATATATACTTTATCCCATAACTTACATGCAAACTTTTCGTTTAAAATAAAATGATACAACCTTCTATGCACAATTTGATTCGTCCAAAACCGACTGCAAGGGAGGGAGGAAGAGAGAGATTCAGTTCTCCGAGACATAATAATTCAATGTTTTTGCTAATTACAATTCGTCGTATATCTAAATTGATTCCTGAAAATTACAAATGAATTCAGCTATGGAGAAAAGTGTATTTTTTTTTGTTAGAAAGTTCAACTACGCGATGAACTTGCAAGAAGAAGAGAGCCAAGCCAATAGCGATGTACAATATATGAATATATTCCTGAATTCAATTCATCATGTACAAGTGCAACCTGAAGCATTTTCCTTAACAATAAGTCCATAACCCTCTTGAAGTCTTGATGATAACCCTCCCATGTATAGTTCCTCCTCTCTTCTCCAGGGAGCAAAAAAAGAATTTCATTTCGTCCTAATTCCTGGCGCGTGCATGCCGCGTGTGCTAGCTCCTTCAATGTTCTTTCCTTGTGCGCGCCACACATAGCCACGGATGACAGGCGGGCCCTGTATGCCATCACTGTAATAACTACATGGACCAGCTCCTCCGCAGCAGCGAGCGAGCGGCGGAGGCACCGCCGGTCCTGCCGCCGAACATCTCGTCGAGGGCGATGACGATCCCCATGGCCAGCGGCGCGCCAAGGCGGCGAGGATCCGACACCACGAGCCGGAACACCTCGTCGCCCACCGGCGACTCCTTCCGCCGCATCTCCGCAACGGCCTCCCCTTGCGCGTCCCGCACCGCGACGCTCCGCTGCGCGTACGACCCCTCCACGACGTACGCCCCTGGCAGCGCCGGCGAGAGCGACGTGATGTGCGCGAGCGCCTTCTGCTTGCTGGGCGACGACGAGTGGGCGTGGCGGAGCAGGCGGGCGTGGCAGCGGCGCACGGAGAGGAGCGGCCTCGGGGCGTGGTCGccctcgccgccgtcgccgtcgtagACGACCCAGTGCTCCGCCAGGCTGAGCCTCCTGCGGCGCACGGTGATGAGCGGGACCCCCGCGGCGTCCATCAGGACGACGGCCTCCGCGTGGCGGCGCCGGCTGCCGGAGGTGCCGTAGCAGTCGACGCGGAAGGCGAGGCCGCCGCGGGCGTCGAAGACGGTGAAGCCGTCGCAGTTGAAGAGCAGCGACTTGCGCCACACCGTCAGCGCCGTGGACTCCGCCGGCTTTGGGTGCTCCTCCTCCTCGACCCCAGTGACTCCCGGCCGCGCGGCGTCGTCGGGGTGCACCTTTGCCATCTCCTTCTCGGTGCTCTATGAGCTTGAGCTCGAAGGAGCTTGGAggtggagaggtggaggaggaagaagagggtgGGGGAGGCGTAATGGATTTATACGGGGCGGTGAGCGGCTGCGGGCGAGGCGGTGAGGAATGACGTGAAGAGGTGTGGGCGGTGGTTTCAATTGGCCAGCGTAACTGATTGCTGACGACCATTGTTTCCTACAGGTTCTTTTTTAGTTGGATCATTCGGTGCGTGGGGTCTACCTAAGCTTAGGTAACACGATCCACTGATCCAGGATAACAATATTCTTGGCCCTGGCTTATGGTAAGCTATATATCGACTGAATTTACTTCAAGAATTTACTTGACCAATGCTCTTGCTCACCAGTTCAGATTTTGTAAGTCTCGGTGCGTCGAGCTCAGATATTGAATTAGCCTTGAGACTCCTTCCATTAGACCATCTCCAGTTGCGTCCCCCAAACGTGGCGGACAAGAAATAGAGAAAATCGCATTTTAGTCGCGTCCCCAAAAGCTAAATAACGTCTCATTTTATGTCCGAACGCATGCATGCAGTCCCTCCTCACCACATGTCATTCTCTTttcccacactttctctcacctacttttcccacatggggtggTCCCCTATATTAAAATCCATGCATTCAGACGCttttgagggacgcggctagGAAGTGTCTCTTTTTTGTACATATTTTTagtccttttttgtccggcgtgaTCCCAAACATGCCCAAATCATTCGTGCCGGACGTTTTTTGAGGGactcgactggagatgctcttataccatgtgttcatttctttttctttctattttattttatttaatacttatatttattttttcaattagttttactttttgttgattatttattagtgttacttaaAACAATGTGCAAGTACTCTCCATCttcatcccccacatatatcaggggCGCACGGCAACGACACGTTGCCGTCGTAGACATTGTCGTGTGGCTTCGCACGGCAAAAGCTTTGCCGTGTGTACACGTCCCTTTGCCGTGCAAATCGTTGCACGGCAAAACCTGATTCTACCGTAGTGAGAAGACGTGTCTTCTCTACCATTGTACATATCCTAACATTTGCTAATTGATTCGTGTTACAACTTCACATACTGTCCAATGGAGTCATATCGTCATGCCTTAGGCTGACAATAGGGTTGAACATCTTCGTGAAAAAAATGAGCTCAAATTAGGGTTCTTGGCATACGAGGAAGTGTAATGTAGCACCTTGCCCATTGTTTCCGTCTTAGAAGGGATGAAGGGAGGTGGCATGCTAGTGGTGTTCAAAAGGAGTAGTGGCGGCGGAGGATGGGGATCTTTAAAGTTTTCATGATTTCTAAATGAGTTTTCCTAGCTGTAATCCATAGAAAAAGTATATATAGGACCATCAAATCACATAAATGATTCCAATAAAAATAAAATTCTTTTTATCTTGCTTAGGATTTCTATTTTGTTAAAAAAGTGATGGTAACTAGTGGTTCACTCCTAAGAGGTCACTTTTACAGCATTTTTTTTGTTTTACGAAAGTCAACATGTGCTCAATCTTCATTTTTCGTCAAGATGGATTTATACAAATGCATAAGAATTCGAGTTAAACCTAGCAAGCTATTGCAAACGTGGAGAGGGATAAGACACTTCGAAAGAAAGAAGAAAATAGTGCAAAAGGTGCGTGGCAGTGACCTTGTGTGTTTGGCGGCATGATATGAATGATCGGAATTGCACGTGTAAGCTTGCTCGTGTGTGGTCAAGGGCATCGGGCGCTGTCTCTTGAGTGTTTTGCGACGCGTCCACCGACGGAAGTGGCGAAGCATGCCTGATATTGGCCGGCCGAGAGCCCCCGAGaccttttcttcttcctcttcgatTACAATTGAGAGTTGGAGACACATCCATATACACACATGTCGCAAGGAAAGAATCTCCTAGCCATACCCCGTGTGTAGAGATGATGAGCAAATCCTAAAGTTTGATACGTGCCGCAGTTGTTCTCCAACATTGTTGATGCTAGACTTTGATTAGTATTCGTTCTCTTTTTTATGCTAGACTTCGATCACCTGTAATATTCTTCTTGTTGAGGCTCGAAatgccaaaaaaaaaaatcggAGCTAGAAGGAAATTCCAGGTGTACCGAACGAGCCCGGTGTATTTCCCGACGAATCAAAGATGTATTTCCCAACGAATCAAAGAGAAGCTAAAGCTAGCAAGGCTACGCGCCATGGATCAATTCATTCTGCCTTCTACTTAAAACACCCATCATGCACCAAAGGCCTTATCTGCATTTAGCTATATCGACCGACCCATGATGCACCACAGACCTTATCTGAATCGTACGAACGGATATCTAAATATATGGGGATACTGTTTGGTAGCAGTACATAATTCATTGCTTAATCCTGTTTATATTATAACATAATTCCGGTCTACGCTACTGTAGCTGGTGATAACGGGAAGAAGTTGCAAAGTGCAGTGCATGAAGATCAGAAGCTAGAGCCTAGGCTACTAACCGAAGATCGACCTCTCCGTGTTTAACAATAATTTTGATTACCGGATAAATTCAGCCTGAGAGTAGCTTCATTTGACTGACGTCTGTGAACAGAAGACAAGCATGGGAAGCAAAACGCACAGAAATGGCTAGGTGGAGAGGGGAAAAGGTCCTTCTCCTACAATGATTCCGTCGTTTTTTCCGGTTCCATGATTGGCGTGTCCTCAAGATTCCACATTATTATAATCTTGGATATGGATGTACGTTAGCTTATCCAGCAGTAAAGAAATATTCGGATATATATAGCAGCTCGCAATCTGCAATAGAAAAACCTTCTGCTACGTTGCTAGTCCAAAAGTGGAATAGTTCGATCCCGAGTTCCAGGGAGTACATTTCTAATTTATTTTTCCATATACATTTTAAAATCTCAAAATCACGAGGAAAAACTTACATACCTGTATTGCTATGTAGTATTATATAATTTTTCATCATCATATCTTTTCAAGAATGATTTAAAAAGATAAAATATGAAGCAAAATAGAGTTTCTTTTTGCCCTTCTTATCATAAATTTATCCTTTTCCTGCAACCTATAATTTTATCTATTCCTTTATCAAAGCTTGTAGGTCGAGCAGTCCCCACCTAGCGGATCCGCCACAACCCTGCCTATATATCGCATTTGTCCGTCTTGGAACGTAATTAGACGGTTCCTGCCTCCTATGCTTGGCGCTCCAACGACATCAGGGGTGGTGAATTTGGACCTGTGTTTGGCGTTGTAGTTAGATCCCAGGGTTTGGTCAACCAGCGACGGCGCTAGAGTAGTGATGGCGGCGATGTGTGAAAACAAGAATAATGTTTCTCCGTCTCCTCGTCCACCTTTTTTGAGGCAATTTTATCGGTGAGTTGAGGAATGGAGGGGAATAATTTGGTCACCACTGTTTTGTAGTGGTGGGTCTAGTTTTGTCATCATATTTTGCAAGTAGTTTGCATGTCTTCGTTTGTTGGTTTCTTCACCGACCACTGGTAAAACTCGGCCAGCTTCGGATTCATCCCggagttagtgaggccaggtcttGTTGGTGGCCATCTAACCCTTTTTATCGTTCTTATCCGGAACAACGATCAGTTTCTTGTATCGAGATCGCCCGCGTCTTCTAGCTCCTCCTAGTTGATGTGTCTAGACCGTCAACGATGTACTAAATCCAGTCAACTAAAAGAGGTCGGAGGGGTTAGTTAGGAGGTCTAAAGACTTCATGGTGCGCCATCGGCTTGTTCACGAGGAAGATGACGTCCATTTTCCCCTAGTTAACTATGTGTAAGTTTCTTTTCATTTAATAATGTTGGTCATGTAAGGATCTGTTGATTTCAATATATGGTCTTAGCCTCTTCGCAAAAAGAACATTGTAGATCTGTAGAACATATATGCATACATCGGTGAAAATGTTTTTGAAATATTTTAAATATCTTTTCCAAAAGTATTTAAATTCTTGGCTATTTGGACCCCTGGAGCCAAAACTTCGCCCTCCGTTGCTAGCTCTATCTCAGCATTAACTGATAATGGTGTCATTCTCCCTAAAATAGACAGTATTAATTGTTGCTAGCTCCAGAATTGGCTTTGTCAACTGCAGAAAAAGACACGCATACATAGTCACGCAGCGCACCCCCGTCCAGAAGAAAAAGAAATGCTGATCGTACGCGTGAAGCAATATTTATTCTCAGTCGGCCAAGTATACCTTTTTTTCGATCCAATATCTACTTGGAAAAAGAATAATAGTAATCCTTAATTATTGGGCTGGGACGCGCATTTTGGAGATACATGTTGGAGAGTGAACGAAACAGAACAGATGCTCTATCAATCATGTCCGGCATATGCTAACAAGTTAACTTGATTCAGATAACATTATTCAAGGAGGTATTCTAAACCTAGCTGGTGAGTAATGACATCATACCTGTACTTAGGGACGGTTTGTGTATGGACTCAGTATATATGCTCCAGTTAATATTCTTTCTGATGTCTTGATTTTGTGCAAGAAGAAGCGGTATATATCTCGGCATATACGAAAAAATTCTTTATATTCCAATTTACATGTCTGCAAATTCACCACGTTTTGGCACTGAATTTCTACATATGACTCGTTGTTTCTCTCAAGTTGTATTGGTTGCGGAGAATATGTACCCTCGAATAAGCTCCCGCTATTGAGAAAGCTTTGCTGTGAGTTTCTTTATGGTAAATGACACGCGGTTTCAGATGTTATATATACGGGAACAAATTCTCCTCGTTTGAGATttgttgtcgtcgtggtgaacgagcagatgccatgggatggcttaagttgggaccgaatgggcgctagaggattcgggggaggatttttggattagattggatgaacttccggatgctttcctcaagaactcagccaaaggcaaagGTAGaaaaagaaacacacaaggaagaactctgatctagatctttctcttcattgatctcaacaggatacagGTTTGTGCATACATGGTTTCTCTCGTGATTGATCGTCCCGTAtatgggtgtgccccctctccttatataggggagagggtggcttacagaggaaAAAAAACCTagcaaaccctaatggcatctttgactagacaaactactttacaaagttagttTAATCATaagtgacgccggggtcttctttaatcagggaggctgacgtcctccggcttctttcagcgtcatcttcttctttggcgccagggcttcgtttaaagctactttgcttagctcatctttgtcctctagctctgaagagaatctttgactagTCTCGCCGACGTGCTACCGGgcacttcttaccggtagcccggtgtcttctttacctggttccggtataccccccttggggataccggcttagctttacttagtcAAACGCTtaactttgtgctccggtataaacattaaatcggtatcttgatggctcaaaccatccggtttggcatgcttttggcataccgggggtcgtccccccaacattagtccccgaagctggtatagtccggtggattttatccaacagaccatgccaggttcccgtatcttaaggtaccggtttaatctttccgatGGTCATTTTAGATCCCGGCATCTTTGCCGGACTCacgtcttttctctctttgcaaggtatttCCCGGTATCTTATCCTCCGGTATCTTAGACATTAAATCTTTCATCGGCGAAGttgagaatttctcgggtacagtgcctgtcagtgacatgcgcactgtacctggcgcgccagtgtcaggggtcacttcccttcggcttctgcgccagcaCTTATGGCGCCACACTGGATCCCTGCTACtgttccggatccgtgcggcttCCCTGTGGCATTGtattttccgcgcgtgtatcctcgcgccacgtggcggcccacgaagcgaaccgccgcg
It includes:
- the LOC127294418 gene encoding protein LURP-one-related 8; this encodes MAKVHPDDAARPGVTGVEEEEHPKPAESTALTVWRKSLLFNCDGFTVFDARGGLAFRVDCYGTSGSRRRHAEAVVLMDAAGVPLITVRRRRLSLAEHWVVYDGDGGEGDHAPRPLLSVRRCHARLLRHAHSSSPSKQKALAHITSLSPALPGAYVVEGSYAQRSVAVRDAQGEAVAEMRRKESPVGDEVFRLVVSDPRRLGAPLAMGIVIALDEMFGGRTGGASAARSLLRRSWSM